A stretch of Eleutherodactylus coqui strain aEleCoq1 chromosome 2, aEleCoq1.hap1, whole genome shotgun sequence DNA encodes these proteins:
- the LOC136610611 gene encoding ranaspumin-like: MKAAIAFLFVALNCYIEFGNTGSIATGGVPKDIPSIPKSCLEKLLKVDVPETLIKLQELLCLYMQGKKDHNEELYKEFLKQVHEALKDAGCTVDEILSTEDFLEQIGDKVGEAAEKLGLELLKLVEELGVSDIVLNVLCDLLGETLKSLGESLGGLGGATNIVSGLLG, encoded by the exons ATGAAGGCTGCAATAGCTTTTCTTTTTGTGGCTCTAAACTGCTACATTG AGTTTGGAAATACAGGATCCATTGCTACTGGTGGAGTTCCAAAAG ATATACCTAGCATCCCAAAGAGCTGTCTTGAAAAGTTACTTAAG GTTGATGTTCCGGAGACACTTATAAAACTTCAAGAATTGCTCTGCCTGTACATGCAGGGAAAG aaAGATCACAATGAGGAACTATACAAAGAGTTCCTAAAGCAAGTGCACGAGGCTTTG AAAGATGCAGGTTGTACAGTAGATGAAATCTTGAGCACTGAAGACTTCCTG GAACAGATTGGGGACAAGGTTGGAGAGGCAGCTGAAAAGCTTGGGTTGGAACTCCTAAAATTAGTG GAGGAACTTGGAGTAAGCGATATTGTCCTGAATGTTTTATGTGATTTGCTG GGAGAGACACTGAAAAGTTTGGGCGAGTCATTG GGTGGTTTGGGCGGGGCAACTAACATTGTGAGCGGATTGCTAGGCTAA